One genomic window of Arachis stenosperma cultivar V10309 chromosome 10, arast.V10309.gnm1.PFL2, whole genome shotgun sequence includes the following:
- the LOC130954616 gene encoding F-box protein At2g26850-like encodes MLYFLISFVSFVILSKSFTRKPHCRGDSSGGESKLVSTWFLGNLPSVLISRVKKGSIIGLSFLQFSLGMPLKKKSLVSNKLNNNGEKEKNMVSLLDLPDLPLEIVLEHLSPAELCRVGAVCKSLMDRSRSDYLWQKQMERKWGKVIGDVAYRQWQCHVASRTKEKMFNQSNQRGIFASLRSFSPFLWLKPRAGKGDNKLRNSLPEDSTMALYLSLESGIFWFPAQVYNRENGHAGFMLSCYDALLCYDSRTDTFQARYSPNGRWTTEENIQWDRLRVPPIDNSPHVLHISDCLDDLRPGDHIEIQWRRNKEFPYGWWYGVIGHLESCQGYANQCLCHKNDMVILEFNQYTPGSRWRQTMINRKHHREEGNEIDGFYGGIRKLHSNEEITTWKSLWPTKTVE; translated from the exons ATGCTTTACTTCCTTATATCTTTTGTGTCCTTTGTGATCCTTTCCAAGTCCTTCACCAGAAAACCACACTGTAGAGGAGATAGTAGTGGTGGGGAATCAAAACTAGTTTCAACTTGGTTCTTGGGGAATCTTCCAAGTGTGTTGATTTCTAGGGTCAAGAAAGGAAGCATTATTGGTCTTagttttcttcaattctctcttGGAATGCCGCTAAAGAAGAAGAGTTTGGTGTCTAATAAATTGAACAATAATGgggaaaaggaaaaaaacaTGGTTTCTCTGTTGGATTTGCCTGATTTGCCATTAGAGATTGTCCTTGAGCACCTTTCACCTGCTGAATTATGCCGTGTGGGAGCAGTGTGCAAATCTCTCATGGACAGAAGCAGAAGTGATTATCTATGGCAGAAACAGATGGAGAGAAAATGGGGTAAAGTGATAGGTGATGTTGCTTATAGGCAATGGCAATGCCATGTAGCTTCAAGAACCAAAGAGAAGATGTTCAACCAAAGCAATCAAAGAGGAATATTTGCTTCTCTTCGTAGTTTTTCCCCATTCCTATGGCTCAAACCAAGAGCAGGAAAGGGTGATAATAAGTTAAGGAATTCATTGCCTGAAGATTCAACCATGGCTTTGTATCTTTCTCTTGAGAGTGGCATATTTTGGTTCCCTGCTCAAGTCTATAACCGTGAG AATGGTCATGCTGGGTTCATGCTTTCATGTTATGATGCTCTTTTGTGCTATGACTCTAGAACTGACACCTTTCAGGCAAG GTACTCACCTAATGGAAGATGGACAACTGAAGAAAACATACAATGGGACAGGTTGAGAGTACCACCAATTGACAATTCTCCACATGTTCTTCATATCTCTGATTGTTTAGATGACTTAAGACCTGGTGATCATATTGAGATCCAGTGGAGGAGAAATAAAGAGTTTCCATATG GTTGGTGGTATGGTGTCATTGGTCATTTGGAATCATGTCAAGGATATGCAAACCAGTGCCTTTGTCACAAAAATG ATATGGTGATTTTGGAGTTCAACCAATACACCCCTGGTTCAAGGTGGAGGCAAACCATGATAAACAGGAAGCATCATAGAGAAGAAGGAAATGAAATAGATGGTTTTTATGGTGGAATTAGGAAGCTGCATAGCAATGAGGAGATTACAACGTGGAAAAGCCTCTGGCCAACCAAAACTGTAGAATGA
- the LOC130955056 gene encoding rhomboid-like protein 20 isoform X1, which yields MNGGPSGFTNAPVTRAFIIASALFTIFFGIQGRFNSLGLSYQDIFGKLRLWKLIMSVFAFSSTPEMMFGLYLLYYFRVFERQIGSNKYSVFIVFSVLTSLLFEVISLALLRDPAAKLVTPGPYGLIFASYVPFFLDIPVSTRIRVFGIPFSDKSFIYLAGLQQLVLSSWRRSLLPGMCGILAGSLYRLNVFYIRKAKFPDFISSFFSRFSLPSMGSPRGPSTRNVAGNVPSYPTHQMERNYPAPVQYAVEPSEDSITTLVSMGFDRNSARQALVQARNDVNVATNILLEAQSH from the exons ATGAACGGAGGCCCCTCTGGTTTTA CAAATGCTCCGGTCACAAGGGCTTTCATCATCGCCTCAGCGCTTTTCACAATCTTCTTTGGGATCCAGGGTCGTTTCAACTCTCTGGGGTTGTCTTATCAG gatatttttggaaagctTCGTCTCTGGAAATTGATTATGTCTGTATTTGCATTCTCATCAACACCAGAGATGATGTTTGGACTTTACCTGCTATACTACTTCAGGGTTTTTGAGAGACAGATAGGTTCCAACAAATATTCG GTATTTATCGTGTTCTCTGTATTAACTTCTCTACTGTTTGAGGTGATTTCTTTAGCACTCCTTAGAG ATCCTGCAGCGAAGCTAGTCACTCCTGGACCTTATGGTCTCATATTTGCTTCATATGTACCTTTTTTCTTAGACATTCCAGTTTCAACACGGATTCGTGTATTTGGTATCCCCTTCTCTGATAAGTCATTCATATATCTAGCTGGTTTGCAG CAGCTTGTGTTATCATCATGGAGAAGGTCCCTCTTACCAGGAATGTGTGGCATCCTTGCGGGATCCTTGTACCGTTTGAATGTCTTTTATATCCGAAAAGCAAAG TTCCCAGATTTCATCTCATCATTCTTCTCACGATTTTCATTGCCATCCATGGGGAGTCCACGCGGCCCATCAACAAGGAATGTTGCGGGAAACGTACCATCCTATCCAACTCACCAAATGGAG AGAAACTACCCTGCTCCAGTACAATATGCAGTAGAACCATCAGAGGACTCGATCACTACACTTGTTTCGATGGGTTTTGACAGGAACTCTGCAAGACAAGCACTGGTGCAGGCCAGAAATGATGTCAATGTGGCCACAAACATCCTTCTAGAGGCGCAGTCCCATTAA
- the LOC130955056 gene encoding rhomboid-like protein 20 isoform X2, translating into MNGGPSGFTNAPVTRAFIIASALFTIFFGIQGRFNSLGLSYQDIFGKLRLWKLIMSVFAFSSTPEMMFGLYLLYYFRVFERQIGSNKYSVFIVFSVLTSLLFEVISLALLRDPAAKLVTPGPYGLIFASYVPFFLDIPVSTRIRVFGIPFSDKSFIYLAGLQLVLSSWRRSLLPGMCGILAGSLYRLNVFYIRKAKFPDFISSFFSRFSLPSMGSPRGPSTRNVAGNVPSYPTHQMERNYPAPVQYAVEPSEDSITTLVSMGFDRNSARQALVQARNDVNVATNILLEAQSH; encoded by the exons ATGAACGGAGGCCCCTCTGGTTTTA CAAATGCTCCGGTCACAAGGGCTTTCATCATCGCCTCAGCGCTTTTCACAATCTTCTTTGGGATCCAGGGTCGTTTCAACTCTCTGGGGTTGTCTTATCAG gatatttttggaaagctTCGTCTCTGGAAATTGATTATGTCTGTATTTGCATTCTCATCAACACCAGAGATGATGTTTGGACTTTACCTGCTATACTACTTCAGGGTTTTTGAGAGACAGATAGGTTCCAACAAATATTCG GTATTTATCGTGTTCTCTGTATTAACTTCTCTACTGTTTGAGGTGATTTCTTTAGCACTCCTTAGAG ATCCTGCAGCGAAGCTAGTCACTCCTGGACCTTATGGTCTCATATTTGCTTCATATGTACCTTTTTTCTTAGACATTCCAGTTTCAACACGGATTCGTGTATTTGGTATCCCCTTCTCTGATAAGTCATTCATATATCTAGCTGGTTTGCAG CTTGTGTTATCATCATGGAGAAGGTCCCTCTTACCAGGAATGTGTGGCATCCTTGCGGGATCCTTGTACCGTTTGAATGTCTTTTATATCCGAAAAGCAAAG TTCCCAGATTTCATCTCATCATTCTTCTCACGATTTTCATTGCCATCCATGGGGAGTCCACGCGGCCCATCAACAAGGAATGTTGCGGGAAACGTACCATCCTATCCAACTCACCAAATGGAG AGAAACTACCCTGCTCCAGTACAATATGCAGTAGAACCATCAGAGGACTCGATCACTACACTTGTTTCGATGGGTTTTGACAGGAACTCTGCAAGACAAGCACTGGTGCAGGCCAGAAATGATGTCAATGTGGCCACAAACATCCTTCTAGAGGCGCAGTCCCATTAA
- the LOC130955055 gene encoding uncharacterized protein LOC130955055 — MPYLVRENLFIGNISDAAEILQNGGGGGAAGGGDFTHILSVLSSASISFFSEWRPSVSIPVKEINKVYVSGAGSGDSGKCALSPEKLLYSLEYAGRDLKLVRMAVPLKDTENEDLLDYLEVCIDFIDRSRKEGSVLVHCFAGVSRSAAVITAYLMKTENLSLEDALESLRKSYEFVCPNDGFLEQLRMFEEMGFKVDHSSPIYKRFRLKILGESHFSGSRIDSSKLGADPGMPVQISSDVEGATKVENNRSPTYRCKKCRRIVALQEHVVAHIPGEGETSFEWHKRRSGNPFNKSNESCSSIFIEPLRWMKAVEEGALEGKLSCVHCDARLGYFNWAGIQCSCGSWITPAFQLHKGRVDISPV, encoded by the exons ATGCCTTACCTTGTCCGCGAGAATCTCTTCATCGGAAACATCAGCGACGCCGCGGAGATCCTCCAGAACGGTGGAGGTGGCGGTGCTGCCGGAGGAGGAGACTTCACACACATACTCTCCGTCCTCAGCTCCGCCTCCATTTCCTTCTTCTCCGAATGGCGCCCATCCGTCTCCATCCCCGTAAAGGAGATCAACAAGGTCTACGTCTCCGGCGCCGGCAGCGGTGACTCCGGCAAGTGTGCCTTGTCGCCGGAGAAGCTCCTCTACTCTCTCGAGTACGCCGGACGTGACCTCAAGCTTGTGAGGATGGCGGTGCCTCTGAAGGACACGGAGAACGAGGACTTGCTTGATTACCTCGAAGTTTGCATCGACTTCATTGATCGTAGCAGGAAGGAAGGTTCCGTTTTGGTTCACTGCTTCGCCGGAGTTTCTAGAAG TGCGGCAGTGATTACGGCGTATTTGATGAAAACGGAAAATCTCTCTCTCGAAG ATGCCCTTGAATCATTAAGGAAGAGCTATGAATTTGTTTGCCCCAATGATGGCTTTCTTGAGCAG TTGAGAATGTTCGAGGAGATGGGCTTCAAGGTTGATCACTCCAGTCCTATATATAAGCGCTTTCGTCTGAAAATACTTG GTGAGAGTCATTTCTCGGGGTCGAGAATAGACAGTTCTAAACTGGGTGCAGACCCTGGCATGCCTGTCCAAATTTCTTCAGATGTTGAAGGAGCTACTAAAGTAGAAAATAATAGGAGTCCTACATATCGCTGTAAGAAGTGCCGACGAATTGTCGCATTGCAAGAACATGTTGTAGCTCACATTCCTGGTGAGGGTGAGACGTCCTTTGAGTGGCATAAGCGAAGAAGTGGCAATCCTTTCAACAAGTCTAATGAATCGTGTTCGTCCATATTTATTGAGCCTCTCCGGTGGATGAAAGCTG TTGAGGAAGGTGCGTTGGAGGGAAAACTGTCATGCGTTCATTGCGATGCCCGTTTGGGATACTTCAACTGGGCAGGCATACAGTGCAGCTGCGGAAGCTGGATAACCCCAGCTTTTCAACTCCACAAAGGCCGTGTAGATATAAGCCCTGTATGA
- the LOC130957709 gene encoding uncharacterized protein LOC130957709 has product MASEESFLVLVHYRGSIKRKTRSGVKFTDKDPLCIIVTPTTTYDALVSSVLEKLGVEGVKRVKKFFYRIPTAVLHDTVKFDCFTIGSDEDLQVMFLSRRQFPEVRTPELLAKLVDVVSSSGGSNRNATTIAAVAGSSSRPAVASSSAPVYEPPMQTVASPSFAVDLSGNVGDEVRYGEHIPTEVHCPTPAGVGDGLFDDPDDDDVEPDMIADESGDDVGTTVPTRATGGSSSGTQQYPPHFSSLDLDAMRQDDNALQASGFGARDTEGSAGMNEFQVGQQFQDKDEALLSVKTYSIRRGVQYKVVESDYRRYVGKCSEFGNGCTWLIRLSLRQRKGIWEVKRYNGPHTCLASSISSDHRSLDYHVISTFVMPMVRADAGVNIKVLQNATAAHFGFRPTYRRVWMAKQKAVAVIYGDWDESYNELPRWVLGVQLTMPGTVAVLRTCPVRVGGQVDDSQVYFHRLFWTFPPCIQAFRHCKPLVSIDGTHLYGKYGGTLLVAIAQDGNSNILPVAFALVEGENAESWSFFLSHLREHVTPQPGLLVISDRHNGIKAALEAPDGGWLPPAAYRAFCIRHVAANFALTFKGKDARRLLVNAAYAKTEVEFDYWFDILRSENPAMCDWANRIEYSLWTQHCDEGRRFGHMTTNISECVNSILKGVRNLPVCSLMKATYGRLAELFVRKGREAEAQMGTGQQFSQYLVKCIEANLRTARHFTVTVYGRDNSEYTVAETTPTGSFSLGTYRVSLGSKTCDCGYFQALHFPCPHALACCAYSRLTWQPYVHEVYRLSSVFGVYQMGFAPPIPEGFWPPYAGPTVIPDPSMRRAREGRPRSTRIRTNMDEADPNRPKRCGLCRQPGHTRRSCPQAAGPSGTARNQ; this is encoded by the coding sequence atggctagtgaggagagtttCCTAGTTCTGGTACATTACAGAGGGTCGATTAAGAGAAAAACTCGGTCCGGCGTGAAGTTCACTGATAAGGATCCCCTATGTATTATCGTGACGCCGACAACCACCTACGATGCACTTGTTAGCTCTGTGCTGGAGAAGCTGGGTGTTGAAGGCGTTAAAAGGGTCAAGAAGTTTTTCTACCGCATTCCAACAGCGGTGCTCCATGACACCGTGAAGTTTGATTGTTTCACAATCGGTAGTGACGAGGACTTGCAGGTTATGTTTCTTTCTCGTAGGCAGTTTCCCGAGGTAAGGACACCAGAGCTGTTGGCAAAGTTGGTTGATGTGGTATCTAGCTCGGGTGGTTCGAACCGGAATGCCACTACGATAGCCGCGGTTGCCGGCTCGAGCTCGAGACCTGCTGTTGCTTCATCCTCTGCTCCTGTGTATGAGCCACCGATGCAGACTGTTGCGTCCCCTTCGTTTGCCGTTGATCTGAGCGGCAATGTTGGAGACGAGGTTCGGTATGGGGAACATATTCCCACCGAGGTACATTGTCCCACACCGGCTGGTGTTGGTGATGGTTTGTTTGATGATCCAGATGACGATGACGTGGAGCCGGATATGATCGCTGATGAAAGCGGCGATGATGTTGGAACTACTGTTCCGACAAGGGCTACAGGTGGATCTAGTTCTGGCACACAGCAGTATCCACCCCATTTTTCCTCATTGGACCTGGATGCCATGCGGCAGGACGACAATGCTCTGCAGGCCTCAGGATTTGGTGCTAGAGATACGGAGGGGTCTGCCGGTATGAACGAGTTCCAGGTTGGCCAACAATTTCAGGATAAAGATGAGGCGCTGTTGAGTGTGAAGACGTACAGTATCCGCCGAGGGGTCCAGTACAAGGTCGTTGAGTCTGACTACCGCAGGTATGTGGGAAAGTGTTCTGAGTTTGGGAATGGGTGCACATGGCTAATTCGGTTGAGTCTCCGACAGCGGAAGGGTATCTGGGAAGTGAAGCGATACAACGGACCGCATACATGTCTTGCCAGCTCCATCTCCAGCGACCATAGGAGTCTGGACTACCATGTCATATCCACCTTCGTTATGCCGATGGTTAGGGCTGATGCAGGTGTGAACATCAAGGTGCTCCAAAATGCCACGGCCGCACACTTTGGGTTCAGGCCTACGTACAGGAGGGTATGGATGGCGAAGCAGAAGGCCGTTGCCGTGATATATGGGGACTGGGACGAGTCGTACAATGAGCTCCCTAGGTGGGTTTTAGGAGTTCAGCTGACGATGCCTGGCACTGTAGCCGTCCTCAGGACTTGCCCTGTTCGAGTTGGGGGACAGGTTGACGATTCTCAGGTTTATTTTCATAGGCTATTCTGGACTTTCCCCCCTTGTATCCAGGCATTCCGTCATTGCAAGCCTTTGGTGAGTATTGATGGCACCCATTTATATGGGAAGTATGGGGGAACACTGCTAGTCGCCATTGCACAAGACGGAAACTCGAACATCCTCCCCGTGGCATTTGCACTAGTTGAGGGTGAGAATGCTGAGTCAtggtctttctttctttcccacCTCCGTGAGCACGTGACACCTCAGCCGGGTCTGTTAGttatttcagataggcataacGGCATAAAGGCAGCCCTCGAGGCTCCGGATGGGGGATGGCTACCGCCTGCTGCGTACCGGGCGTTCTGCATTCGACACGTTGCAGCGAATTTTGCCTTGACGTTCAAGGGAAAAGATGCCCGGAGGCTTCTTGTTAACGCCGCATATGCCAAGACCGAGGTGGAGTTCGACTACTGGTTTGACATTCTGCGCTCTGAGAATCCGGCAATGTGTGACTGGGCGAACCGAATCGAGTATTCGTTGTGGACACAGCACTGTGATGAGGGTCGGAGATTCGGGCACATGACGACCAATATTTCGGAATGTGTCAACTCAATCCTGAAGGGGGTTAGAAACCTCCCTGTTTGCTCGCTGATGAAGGCCACATACGGAAGGCTAGCTGAGCTATTTGTCCGTAAGGGTAGGGAGGCCGAGGCTCAGATGGGTACTGGACAACAATTCAGTCAATACCTAGTAAAGTGTATCGAGGCCAACCTGAGAACAGCCAGGCATTTCACGGTGACTGTTTACGGCAGGGATAACTCGGAGTACACCGTTGCTGAGACGACTCCGACAGGCTCATTCTCTCTTGGTACGTACAGGGTCTCATTAGGGTCTAAGACTTGTGATTGTGGATACTTCCAAGCACTTCATTTTCCCTGTCCGCACGCACTGGCATGCTGTGCTTATTCACGGCTTACATGGCAGCCTTACGTCCACGAGGTATATCGCCTTAGCTCCGTTTTTGGTGTCTATCAGATGGGATTTGCCCCTCCCATTCCGGAGGGTTTCTGGCCACCTTATGCCGGGCCTACCGTTATACCGGATCCGAGTATGAGGCGTGCGAGGGAGGGTCGTCCTAGATCCACAAGAATTCGAACCAACATGGATGAAGCAGATCCGAACCGGCCAAAGAGATGTGGCCTCTGCAGGCAGCCAGGTCACACCAGGCGTAGTTGTCCACAAGCCGCAGGCCCCAGCGGGACTGCTAGAAATCAGTAG
- the LOC130957711 gene encoding protein MAIN-LIKE 2-like gives MGDDPGRLYRLDGVAHIAGVINDEPRRCISSVRRQQGMRLDERYVPYLQMAGLYHLARLNDRWFRLDEPLVSAFVERWRPETHTFHMPFGECTITLQDVAYQLGLPVDGDYVSGCLTDFHLYIEGGRPAWQWFHELLGVLPPENQVQKFAVNCTWFQETFAECPDGADEETVRRFARAYIMMLLGTQLFADKSGNRIHIRWLPYVARLEEMGRYSWASAALAWLYRCMCRVANRHVVKLAAPLQLLQSWIFWRFPTLRPSGYDEISWPLASRWSGYNPGISNKGPRVQMARMKIDLLQPRQFIWMPYSAVDVIQVVHPEVLEPRHTMLWRCRTSLIYFAVVEWHQVDRVLPQFGGVQPIPSPALNIDFLMSKDGRGGDRWFPAQYPEWHLYWQERADYILQFDIVPDPGPSHEFLTWWYQHGKRFLSPEMLLGDPRGVPIPDEATQRGAGRLPDMDRVEDVPDRRRIERRARVGTRRSQREWNWVDQAMDAGDDPVRGGGRVRGRGGRRRVGAARQGAQMPGGGDVAGVDRAHQGGHDGGSPGSGMGDPTSHTDAGLGGGGLGDYFVGVPGDDHTLQDSTPWVSPGSMFGDLLASDGIVHEFGGPHFLEDIRTIMQEDEAAAGRVHTTGTQTPLDVDLNEPATVAPAHPFAMGGTPASAQSIGSHSVAGPSSSRPVHVPPMTPRQPVSDDSDESIEDEEPLIRRGYRTRVPRRCGTGSHLFR, from the exons ATGGGGGACGATCCGGGAAGGCTTTATCGTTTGGATGGAGTAGCTCATATCGCCGGTGTGATCAACGACGAG CCTCGTCGTTGCATATCCAGTGTTAGGCGGCAACAGGGGATGCGTCTTGATGAGAGGTATGTCCCGTACTTGCAGATGGCGGGACTTTACCATCTTGCGAGACTGAACGACAGATGGTTCCGACTAGACGAGCCCCTAGTCAGCGCATTCGTCGAGAGGTGGCGGCCTGAGACGCACACCTTCCACATGCCGTTCGGAGAGTGCACTATCACGCTTCAGGACGTCGCATACCAGCTGGGGTTGCCAGTCGACGGAGATTATGTTAGTGGTTGCCTTACGGACTTCCACCTTTACATTGAGGGTGGGAGACCTGCTTGGCAGTGGTTCCATGAGTTGCTTGGTGTTTTACCTCCGGAGAACCAGGTGCAGAAATTCGCAGTCAACTGCACCTGGTTTCAGGAGACATTCGCAGAGTGTCCAGATGGGGCAGATGAAGAGACAGTTAGGCGATTTGCCAGGGCCTACATCATGATGTTATTGGGTACGCAGCTGTTTGCCGACAAGTCCGGCAATCGTATACACATCAGATGGCTACCATATGTTGCTCGGCTTGAGGAGATGGGTCGCTACAGTTGGGCGTCGGCGGCACTAGCATGGCTGTACAGGTGCATGTGCCGAGTCGCCAACAGACATGTTGTGAAGTTAGCTGCCCCATTACAGTTATTACAGTCGTGGATCTTCTGGAGGTTTCCCACACTCAGACCATCTGGGTATGATGAGATCAGCTGGCCCCTTGCCTCGAG ATGGTCTGGTTACAACCCTGGGATTAGCAACAAGGGACCTCGGGTACAGATGGCTCGCATGAAGATCGACTTGTTACAGCCTCGGCAG TTCATATGGATGCCCTATAGCGCAGTCGACGTCATCCAGGTTGTCCATCCTGAGGTGTTGGAGCCTCGGCATACGATGTTATGGCGATGCAGGACGTCCCTGATTTATTTTGCGGTTGTCGAGTGGCATCAGGTTGATAGAGTTTTACCTCAGTTTGGCGGCGTTCAGCCCATACCGTCTCCCGCCCTGAACATCGACTTCCTGATGTCGAAGGACGGGAGAGGAGGTGACCGTTGGTTCCCGGCACAGTACCCTGAGTGGCATCTTTACTGGCAGGAGCGTGCTGATTATATTCTACAGTTTGACATCGTGCCCGACCCTGGACCGTCACATGAGTTCTTGACATGGTGGTATCAGCACGGGAAGAGGTTTTTATCGCCGGAGATGTTATTGGGGGATCCGAGAGGTGTTCCTATTCCAGATGAGGCGACGCAGAGGGGTGCAGGCCGACTTCCAGACATGGACCGGGTCGAAGATGTTCCTGACAGACGTCGCATTGAGAGGAGAGCACGAGTTGGGACACGTCGTAGCCAGCGTGAGTGGAACTGGGTAGATCAGGCTATGGATGCCGGGGACGACCCAGTTAGGGGTGGGGGGAGAGTTCGTGGTCGTGGAGGCAGGAGGAGGGTGGGTGCTGCTAGACAGGGTGCCCAGATGCCTGGGGGAGGTGATGTTGCGGGGGTTGATAGGGCGCATCAGGGCGGGCATGATGGTGGGTCCCCTGGATCTGGTATGGGAGATCCCACGAGTCACACTGATGCTGGGCTTGGTGGTGGAGGTCTTGGAGATTACTTCGTAGGTGTTCCCGGTGATGATCATACCCTTCAGGATAGTACTCCATGGGTGAGTCCTGGCTCGATGTTTGGAGACTTACTTGCTAGTGATGGCATTGTGCACGAGTTTGGTGGACCACATTTCCTTGAGGATATCCGGACCATCATGCAGGAGGATGAGGCTGCAGCCGGACGGGTTCATACGACAGGGACACAGACACCGCTGGACGTTGATCTGAATGAGCCTGCCACGGTAGCTCCTGCGCATCCTTTTGCCATGGGTGGGACCCCAGCATCGGCGCAGAGTATTGGATCACACTCAGTTGCCGGCCCGTCCTCATCCAGACCCGTCCATGTACCGCCTATGACCCCGAGACAGCCAGTTTCGGATGACAGCGACGAGTCGATTGAGGATGAGGAGCCACTTATTCGTAGGGGCTACCGGACACGGGTGCCACGCCGTTGCGGCACTGGATCGCACCTGTTTAGATGA